The Chitinophagales bacterium genome has a window encoding:
- the arr gene encoding NAD(+)--rifampin ADP-ribosyltransferase gives MEFSPFNPVVKLCIRGMDMEEKGQPEDAVKLFLAAWNEATDDFEKYLAAYYIARQRNALADKLKWYETALQYALQVNDDGVTGAFPRLHTNIAQCYEELGESDKAQKHYETAATFPSQPTDEGPFYHGTKADLQVGDMLTAGRRSNYQSEIMMNHIYFTALHGGAGLAAALAKGEGRERVYIVEPTGEFENDPNVTNKKFPGNPTRSYRTDAPLKIVGEVTDWQQQVPDELQKWRKRLDDNKGEIIN, from the coding sequence ATGGAATTCAGCCCGTTCAATCCTGTTGTGAAACTTTGCATCCGGGGCATGGATATGGAAGAAAAAGGCCAACCCGAAGACGCCGTAAAACTATTTCTTGCTGCATGGAACGAAGCAACAGACGACTTTGAAAAATACCTGGCTGCTTATTATATAGCCCGGCAACGAAACGCATTAGCCGACAAACTGAAATGGTACGAAACCGCATTACAATATGCACTACAAGTAAATGATGATGGTGTTACAGGAGCCTTCCCAAGGTTGCACACAAACATTGCCCAATGCTATGAAGAACTGGGAGAGAGCGACAAAGCCCAAAAGCATTATGAAACCGCTGCCACCTTTCCCAGCCAACCGACAGACGAGGGGCCATTCTATCACGGCACAAAGGCTGACCTACAAGTGGGTGATATGCTGACGGCAGGACGGAGGTCTAATTACCAGTCGGAAATAATGATGAACCATATCTATTTCACGGCTCTGCACGGCGGGGCAGGACTTGCCGCTGCACTGGCAAAAGGTGAAGGACGTGAACGTGTGTATATAGTGGAGCCGACAGGTGAGTTTGAAAACGACCCGAATGTTACGAACAAAAAATTTCCAGGCAACCCTACCCGCTCATACAGGACAGATGCACCACTGAAGATAGTTGGAGAAGTAACCGATTGGCAGCAACAAGTACCCGATGAATTGCAAAAATGGCGGAAGAGGCTGGACGATAATAAGGGAGAGATCATTAACTGA